From a single Centropristis striata isolate RG_2023a ecotype Rhode Island chromosome 14, C.striata_1.0, whole genome shotgun sequence genomic region:
- the psmd4a gene encoding 26S proteasome non-ATPase regulatory subunit 4a isoform X2, protein MCVDNSEYMRNGDFLPTRLQAQQDAVNIVCHSKTRSNPENNVGLITMANNCEVLTTLTPDSGRILSKLHAVQPKGKICFCTGIRVAHLALKHRQGKNHKMRIIAFVGSPVEDNEKDLVKLAKRLKKEKVNVDIINFGEEELNTEKLTAFINTLNGKEGTGSHLVTVPPGPSLADALLSSPILAGEGGSMMGLGASDFEFGVDPSADPELALALRVSMEEQRQRQEEEARRAAAASAAEAGMPTPTADESEEALLKMSVSQPESGAAVLPDFSSMTEEEQIAYAMQMSLAGGEYGEMDTEAPMDTAESAKEEDDYDVMQDPEFLQSVLENLPGVDPNNEAIRNAMGSLASQTGNKPEGKKDEEKKK, encoded by the exons ATGTG TGTGGACAACAGTGAATACATGAGAAATGGGGACTTTCTACCAACGAGGCTACAGGCTCAGCAAGATGCTGTCAACATTGTTTGCCACTCCAAAACACGAAGCAACCCAGAAAACAATGTGGGCCTCATCACTATGGCTAA TAACTGTGAGGTCCTGACCACACTGACCCCAGATTCTGGCCGCATCCTGTCCAAACTCCACGCTGTCCAGCCCAAAGGAAAGATCTGCTTCTGCACAGGCATCAGAGTGGCTCAT CTGGCCCTAAAACACAGACAAGGAAAAAACCACAAGATGAGGATCATTGCCTTCGTCGGGAGTCCCGTGGAGGATAATGAAAAAGAT CTTGTCAAGTTGGCAAAGCGCttgaaaaaagagaaagtgaaTGTGGATATTATCAACTTTGGAGAAGAG GAGCTGAACACAGAGAAGCTGACTGCTTTTATAAACACTTTGAATGGGAAAGAGGGAACTGGTTCCCACCTGGTCACAGTCCCTCCAGGACCCAGTCTGGCTGATGCGCTGCTCTCCTCTCCCATCCTGGCCGGTGAAGGAGGCTCAATGATGGGTCTTGGTGCCAGTGACTTTGAGTTTGGTGTCGATCCCAGTGCTGATCCAGAACTTGCCCTG GCCCTGCGTGTATCAATGGAGGAGCAGCGACAGCGGCAGGAGGAAGAGGCccgcagagctgctgctgcttctgcagCTGAAGCAGGAATGCCAACACCCACCGCAGACG AATCAGAGGAGGCCTTATTGAAGATGTCCGTATCTCAGCCTGAGAGTGGTGCAGCTGTGCTTCCTGACTTCAGCAGCAtgacagaggaggagcagataGCCTACGCCATGCAGATGTCTCTTGCCGGAGGGG AGTATGGAGAAATGGACACAGAAGCCCCCATGGACACTGCAGAATCAGCCAAG GAGGAAGATGATTATGATGTGATGCAAGACCCCGAGTTCCTCCAGAGCGTCTTGGAGAACCTGCCCGGCGTCGACCCGAACAACGAGGCCATCCGCAACGCCATGGGCTCCCTGGCGTCCCAGACAGGAAACAAGCCAGAGGGCAAAAAGGacgaagagaagaagaagtga
- the psmd4a gene encoding 26S proteasome non-ATPase regulatory subunit 4a isoform X1: MGLESTMVCVDNSEYMRNGDFLPTRLQAQQDAVNIVCHSKTRSNPENNVGLITMANNCEVLTTLTPDSGRILSKLHAVQPKGKICFCTGIRVAHLALKHRQGKNHKMRIIAFVGSPVEDNEKDLVKLAKRLKKEKVNVDIINFGEEELNTEKLTAFINTLNGKEGTGSHLVTVPPGPSLADALLSSPILAGEGGSMMGLGASDFEFGVDPSADPELALALRVSMEEQRQRQEEEARRAAAASAAEAGMPTPTADESEEALLKMSVSQPESGAAVLPDFSSMTEEEQIAYAMQMSLAGGEYGEMDTEAPMDTAESAKEEDDYDVMQDPEFLQSVLENLPGVDPNNEAIRNAMGSLASQTGNKPEGKKDEEKKK; encoded by the exons ATGGGGCTTGAAAGTACTATGGTCTG TGTGGACAACAGTGAATACATGAGAAATGGGGACTTTCTACCAACGAGGCTACAGGCTCAGCAAGATGCTGTCAACATTGTTTGCCACTCCAAAACACGAAGCAACCCAGAAAACAATGTGGGCCTCATCACTATGGCTAA TAACTGTGAGGTCCTGACCACACTGACCCCAGATTCTGGCCGCATCCTGTCCAAACTCCACGCTGTCCAGCCCAAAGGAAAGATCTGCTTCTGCACAGGCATCAGAGTGGCTCAT CTGGCCCTAAAACACAGACAAGGAAAAAACCACAAGATGAGGATCATTGCCTTCGTCGGGAGTCCCGTGGAGGATAATGAAAAAGAT CTTGTCAAGTTGGCAAAGCGCttgaaaaaagagaaagtgaaTGTGGATATTATCAACTTTGGAGAAGAG GAGCTGAACACAGAGAAGCTGACTGCTTTTATAAACACTTTGAATGGGAAAGAGGGAACTGGTTCCCACCTGGTCACAGTCCCTCCAGGACCCAGTCTGGCTGATGCGCTGCTCTCCTCTCCCATCCTGGCCGGTGAAGGAGGCTCAATGATGGGTCTTGGTGCCAGTGACTTTGAGTTTGGTGTCGATCCCAGTGCTGATCCAGAACTTGCCCTG GCCCTGCGTGTATCAATGGAGGAGCAGCGACAGCGGCAGGAGGAAGAGGCccgcagagctgctgctgcttctgcagCTGAAGCAGGAATGCCAACACCCACCGCAGACG AATCAGAGGAGGCCTTATTGAAGATGTCCGTATCTCAGCCTGAGAGTGGTGCAGCTGTGCTTCCTGACTTCAGCAGCAtgacagaggaggagcagataGCCTACGCCATGCAGATGTCTCTTGCCGGAGGGG AGTATGGAGAAATGGACACAGAAGCCCCCATGGACACTGCAGAATCAGCCAAG GAGGAAGATGATTATGATGTGATGCAAGACCCCGAGTTCCTCCAGAGCGTCTTGGAGAACCTGCCCGGCGTCGACCCGAACAACGAGGCCATCCGCAACGCCATGGGCTCCCTGGCGTCCCAGACAGGAAACAAGCCAGAGGGCAAAAAGGacgaagagaagaagaagtga